One window from the genome of Ignavibacteria bacterium encodes:
- a CDS encoding glycosyltransferase family 2 protein, with protein sequence MTIPTVIVSIVLATYNRRHLLSRAIDSVLNQSTMNWELIIVDDGSTDGTNEFIENVFLLNKKIRYFKRSHKGLAASRNFGIKNSVGKFITFLDSDDEFKKDHLELRLNYFENNPDIDLIHGGVEFAGHMETRYVKDKNDMTRLIHLDECVIGATLFGKRRVFEVLNGFNDIYSEDSEFIERAIDQFNIRKVNYPTYIYHTDSPDGICNTI encoded by the coding sequence ATGACAATTCCAACGGTGATAGTCTCGATAGTGCTCGCAACGTACAACCGCCGACATTTACTCTCACGGGCAATTGATTCGGTTCTAAATCAATCAACTATGAATTGGGAATTAATTATTGTTGATGATGGAAGTACCGATGGAACCAATGAGTTTATCGAAAATGTATTTTTACTCAATAAAAAAATCAGATATTTCAAACGCTCCCACAAAGGACTTGCTGCTTCACGAAATTTTGGAATTAAAAATTCTGTGGGAAAATTTATAACATTTTTAGATTCTGACGATGAGTTCAAAAAAGATCATCTCGAACTGCGATTGAATTATTTTGAAAATAATCCTGATATAGATCTAATCCACGGCGGGGTTGAATTTGCTGGACACATGGAAACCCGCTACGTCAAAGATAAAAACGATATGACGAGATTAATCCACCTCGACGAATGCGTAATCGGAGCAACATTGTTCGGCAAACGAAGAGTTTTCGAAGTGTTGAATGGTTTCAATGACATTTATTCTGAAGATTCAGAATTCATAGAAAGAGCAATTGACCAATTCAACATCCGAAAAGTAAATTATCCGACTTACATCTATCACACCGATTCACCTGATGGAATTTGTAATACAATTTGA